The proteins below are encoded in one region of Plutella xylostella chromosome Z, ilPluXylo3.1, whole genome shotgun sequence:
- the LOC105388268 gene encoding proton-coupled amino acid transporter-like protein pathetic — protein sequence MVNETNGSPPAQELETFLPQDGKKEKIVSKYNLGKDPEAADTFDPFAERKLDNPTSNMDTLTHLLKASLGTGILAMPKAFKCAGLYSGIFFTILVAVICTHCSYVLIKCAHVLYKKTKRTSMSFPEVAEAALANGPEGLKKWANAFRLFILISLFFTYFGTCSVYTVIVAKNILQVVAHHMAVKEEDLEIRIFIIALLIPLIVMAWVRNLKYLAPVSMVANVFMGIGLGITFYYLVGTGEMDFNKVQAVTSPIEWPEFFSLTIFAMEAIGVVMPLENAMKTPRSMLGLCGVLNKGMSGVTLVYILLGFLGYLRYGDHVQDSITLNLDINEIPAQIVKIAIAVAVYCTYGLQFFVCVEIAWNTIKDKFTKRPNLADYIMRTLMVTACVLLAVAVPTIGPFMGVIGAFCFSILGLIAPAFIEIVTYWNIGFGRFNFLVWKNILVTIFGLFALVFGTKDAIASIIQVYSSTKE from the exons ATGGTGAAT GAGACCAATGGCAGCCCGCCGGCGCAGGAGCTGGAGACGTTCCTGCCGCAGGACGGCAAGAAGGAGAAGATCGTCAGCAA GTACAACCTAGGCAAAGACCCCGAGGCTGCCGACACCTTCGACCCCTTCGCGGAAAGGAAACTCGACAACCCCACTTC CAACATGGACACTCTGACTCACCTGCTGAAGGCGTCTCTGGGCACGGGCATCCTGGCTATGCCGAAGGCCTTCAAGTGTGCGGGGCTCTACTCCGGCATATTCTTCACTATTCTCGTGGCGGTGATCTGCACCCACTGCTCGTATGTTCTC ATCAAGTGCGCCCATGTGCTGTACAAGAAGACGAAGAGGACGTCAATGAGCTTCCCCGAGGTGGCTGAGGCAGCGCTGGCCAACGGACCCGAGGGCCTCAAGAAATGGGCTAACGCTTTCAg GCTGTTCATCCTCATCAGTCTGTTCTTCACCTACTTCGGCACCTGCTCGGTCTACACCGTCATCGTCGCCAAGAACATTCTGCAG GTGGTAGCTCACCACATGGCAGTGAAGGAAGAAGACCTGGAGATCCGCATCTTCATCATCGCTCTTCTCATCCCTCTGATCGTGATGGCGTGGGTCCGCAACCTCAAGTACCTGGCTCCCGTGTCCATGGTGGCCAACGTCTTCATGGGGATAGGACTCGGCATTACCTTCTACTACTTGGTCGGCACCGGGGAAATGGACTTTAACAAG GTGCAAGCCGTCACGTCTCCTATCGAATGGCCGGAGTTCTTTTCTTTAACCATCTTCGCGATGGAAGCCATCGGTGTGGTGATGCCTCTGGAGAACGCCATGAAGACCCCTCGCTCCATGCTGGGCCTGTGCGGGGTGCTCAACAAGGGCATGTCCGGAGTCACGCTGGTCTACATCCTGCTCGGGTTCCTCGGGTACCTGCGTTACGGCGACCATGTTCAGGACTCCATCACGCTCAACTTGGACATCAATGAGAT CCCCGCTCAAATAGTGAAGATTGCGATCGCAGTGGCCGTATACTGCACGTACGGACTCCAGTTCTTCGTGTGTGTGGAGATCGCGTGGAACACCATCAAGGACAAGTTCACGAAGCGGCCCAACCTGGCCGACTACATCATGCGGACGCTCATGGTCACCGCCTGTGTGCTCCTCGCCGTCGCCGTCCCCACCATCGGCCCCTTCATGGGCGTCATCGGAGCCTTCTGCTTCTCCATTCTCGGCCTCATCGCCCCCGCCTTCATCGAAATCGTCACCTACTGGAACATCGGCTTCGGACGCTTCAACTTCCTCGTCTGGAAGAATATCCTCGTCACCATCTTTGGGCTGTTCGCTCTGGTCTTCGGCACCAAGGACGCCATCGCCAGCATCATCCAGGTCTACAGCTCCACCAAGGAGTAG